Within Ictalurus furcatus strain D&B chromosome 3, Billie_1.0, whole genome shotgun sequence, the genomic segment TACATTAATAGCTGATGCAATAAACTAAAGTAATCCTGGCATGGTGGTATCACATTAAGACAGAGATCAGGAACCTTTTCAGTTAGCAGAgccataaaagcaaaaaaaaaaaaaaaagttactattattgcataattataaaaagtgGTAATATAATTACCATTTCACAGGCCATTCAGGCCATTTCACACTTTGTGTTTTCTTGACCTAACAGCCTGCACTTCACCTATTAGGCCTGTAGTTGGCACGTGGATTTCATTTAACCAAATATGAGTTTCATCAAATggtaaatcaaaacaaaatgcagtacATAAGTGCATActgtgcatccggaaagtattcacagcgcttcactttttccacattttgttatgttacagccttattccaaaatggattaaattcattattttcctcaaaattctacaaacaataccccataatgacaatgtgaaagaagtttgtttgaaatctttgcaaatttattaaaaataaaaaacaaaaaaagcacatgtacataagtattcacagcctttgccatgacactcaaaattgagctgaGGTgcgtcctgtttccactgatcatccttgagatgtttctacaacttgattggagtccacctgtggtaaattcatttgattggacatgatctggaaaggcacacacctgtctatataaggtcccacagttaacgatgcatgtcagagcacaaaccaggccatgaagtccaaggaattatctgtagacctccgagacaggattgtcttgaggcacagatctggagaagagtacagaaacatttctgcagcattgaaggtcccaatgagcacagtggcctccatcatccataaatagAAGTTTttaaccagcaggactcttcctagagctggccgcccggtcaaactgagcaatcgggggagaagggccttagtaagggaggtgaccaaaaacctgatggttaCTCTGACAGAGTTCCAGCgttgtctctgtggagagagaagaaccttccagaagaacaaccatctctgcagcactccaccaatcaggcctgtatggtagagtggccagacggaagccactcctcagtaaaggGCACATGActgcccacctggagtttgccaaaaggcacctgaaggactctcagaccaagaccaagaccaagacaaagattgatcTCTTTGGTCtaaatggcaagcgtcatgtctggaggaaaccaggcaccagtcatcacctggccaataccatccctacagtgaagcatggtggtggcagcatcatggggatgtttttcagcggcaggaactgggagactagtcaggatcgagggaaagatgattgcagcaatgtacagagacatccttgatgaaaacctgctccatagcgctctggacctcagactgggccgaaggttcatcttccaacaggacaacaaccctaagcacacagccaagataacaaaggagtggctacaggacaactctgtgaatgtccttgagtggcccagccagagcccagatttgaacccgattgaacatctctggagaaatcggaaaatggctgtgcaccgacgctccccatccaacctgatggagcttgagaggtcctgcaaagaagaatgggagaaacttcccaaaaataggtgtgccaagcttatagcatcattctcaaaaagacttgaggctgtaattggtgccaaaggtgcttcaacaaagtattgagcaaaggctgtgaatacttatgtacatgtgctttttttgttttttatttttaataaatttgcaaagatttcaaacaaacttctttcacgttgtcattatggggtattgtttgtagaatttttaggaaaataatgaatttaatccattttggaataaggatgtaacataacaaaatgtggaaaaaatgaagcgctgtgaatagtTTCTGGATGCACTGCAAGTACTACTTACCATTAATGCAACTTCCAAATACAGAAATTTGTCTGTTCGTTTGGATACTCGATACGCgtcatctttttttccttttagccatttcacctttatttattttttaaaacaccctAAAAACAGACTGGCTATGTAGTTTTCAACCAATTTATGAATTAGATCAGGAAATTACCGCTCTGCTCCATTGGACACATTGTCCAATGAAATTTGAGCTTGTTGTGCCACATCACAATTGGTTGGTGTACAcatgaaaaacaatgttttaaaatatgtaatatgtagaGTTTTATTTGAATTGACACACTAGCGTTTGTGATTCgtgattatttgtatttattatttcctgCCATCAAGCCATAGGCAGTCACTGAAAGCGCCATATATGGCTCGCGAGCCATAGGTTCCGGACCACTGCTTTAAGGGCTGTAACTatagagtgagtgtgtgactaCACCACACTGGGACTTTCACCCAGGGAAATGTTATGCAATTAGTACACTAATTCAGTTAAGATGCTTAGGTTTGTTATATCAAGAAGCAGGAGACATGGCTTCCATTAAAAGGGGACCATGACTTATTGAAAATAACCACCAGGCATCAGAAGAGacataaacacactatacacagtAATCAGGTTAAAGCAGAATCAAGCACTAGCAGTGgaatacacaaaaataaattaaataattacacaaaCAAAACGGATCACAAAAGAACAAAGCAAAAAGAACAAATCACATGCAAAAAGCTAAGAGAAACTACCATGCAGGTTTGTGGACCACCACTGGGATGCTGGCTGTTTGGGGCATACCCCACAGACCACTCCACAACACACTAGTGTGCACAAGCCAGTGACAACCAAAATCAACACAATGAGTGCTACATGTAATAGACTAGACTATGCAATAGGGGGCACTCAAACTCCATACATGTGAGTAATATATAGCTTAGCCAATAAAGAAAAGGGTAGCTAgagacaaataataaaaagaaaataaaaaagattgtaTTCAGCGCATACTCTACAATGTGCAAAGCAAGtaggaaacaaaaaacacaaaaattacagaaaacaaaccaaaagaaattaacacagaaacaaataaaacaaacaacagatcCAGCTAAatgacaaaagaaaataataaacacagattATGCAAAAGAATTAACAAAAGggtaaacacaaataaatcagATCAGGGAAATGCACTACACCACTGCTCGCGCCAAACCACACACTGGGGACACCGGGCTGCTGATTGCAGCACAATGATAAAGAGAGGCTAAATAGCAATGAAGCACTAGTGGATACTTTATGCAAACCACTGGAGGACCATGGCTTAATAATACCTGTAAACAGCGAATCAATCTAAATTACTAGTCAATTAAACCTCAAGgtaatttaacattaaaacaataatGATATCCCAGCACAGCAAGTGGTCCCAACAAACAATGAGACGAGACAGGTGCTATTCTAATGTGGGGAATTTAAAAATCGCTGCCATCCTAAACACATCAGATAGAGACAGCACAGCAAGAGAAACAAACATCCCTGGGAACCATAGTTATGACACATACTGTTACCAACATGTCTGCAATCATGTCACATTGAAAAACAATGTACCAAAGAGACAAAAACAGACATGTTTCCCCTACTACAATGGAGAGTCAGTAACAAATTGATGAGTACTCTTGTAGGGTACAGAGCGTTTACCTGCCCTGATATTGTGTTGTCTACTACTCGTTGTCCTCTACTAGATGTCCTCTACTACACTCAAGCCAATTATCCAAAATCCACAATTAATGGGAGGATACTGAGTGCAGAAAACTCTGGGAGTGGAAATCCGTTTCATTACACAGTCAGAAGGCAAGAAAGCATATACATGAATAATTTCTACACTGttttggtatatatatatatatatatatatatatatatatatatatatatatatatatatatgtatatatatatatatatatatatatatatgtatatatatatatatatatatatatatatatatatatatatatatatatatatatatatgaatggatTTTTGACAGAATTCAGCCACACCAAACCCATGTAATTGGTTTTCCCACACCAGCAAACATTATGTGTATAGAGCTGTGATTTTACCACTGACAACTTTGCATTCATGATGTCCCCATACATGTGTAAATGACAATACATATTTCAAAGAAGAGAGCTGCACATCTTTGTATGTGAGGCATGTGGGAGGACACTGAGAGACAGGAGCAAAAGCTATTCATCTTTATGCATTAGCAAACAAGAGTATGTGGTGATCTACAGCATAGAACATCACTCCTGTTTCTGCAATGTGcaaaaaatagatataatatTGATCAGTTATTGTGCAGCCTTTTAGTGTACCCTCTTCCCACCAACCCATGAAaatgtgagggagagagagcacagtGTGAGTGCTGAGGCATGATGAAATTCTCAAATCCTCAAACTCAAATAGTACTTTACGCATTTATCTTTTCCCAGTTGCCCCAATATGGAGCTGACAGCATTCCCCTAGGCTCTGTctaaatttctctctctctctctctctctctctctctctctctttctcacacacacacacacacacacacacacacacactcaaatacatcATCTACTACTGCTAAAGTTCAGAATTCAATGATTCTGTGATTAAGTGTATAATTGGTGTGCAAGAACgtgtagaaaaagagagagagacaaatttaAACTATAATCTCTCTTATATAATCTCTTTTACTCCTCCGATCATGTGGTGGTTTTAAAGGCAGGATGAAACAGCTTGAGGTGGGCTGAAGGGGAGAAAAATCGTCCAGACTGAGGAACAGACTGGATAAGAACAATCGAATCAAACTGTAGTcagaaactctctctctctctctctctctctctctctctctctctctctctctctctctctgcgcatgCGCGCTTGAGAGCTGTTTGCTGTCTTGTCAAGTTTTCTGCGAggctgttttctttgttttcattcacTTAAATATTAGGTTATGAGTGAGTTATCAGTGGCCGGTAAAAGTTGAGAGCGGGTGAGAGAGAGCGGGACGCTATAGCCTCTGAGGCCGGCGGGGAGACGCTGTCTCTCCGTCATGGCGTCAGGTGTGTGCCGGGGAATGGAgcacaggtggaggaggtgctgctaacggtgggagagcaggtcgGGTGTGAGAACATCTACTCTGCCTCCCGAATGAATAAAGCTGTAGTTGTGTTCCTAAAAAAGGAAAGACCCGCCAGTGCATTGATTGAAAGAGGAATATGATTAAAAGGTGTCATGATAGACGTTGCCCCTCTATATGCCCCGGCGTCGCGAGTCGTCATCTCCAACGTGCCCCcgtgaattaaaaaaagagctgaTCATGAAGGAACTGGCCCGCTTCGGAAATTTCGCCAGCCCCATGATAACCACTCCGATCGGCTGTAAGAACTCTGCAGTTAAACACGTCCTGTCATTCCACAGACAAGTTTACGTGTTTCTAAATAATGAAGTCTCACTATGAAGACTGCATTAGCGCCAAACCCGATGCCGCTACCGGCGATAGCACTAGGCCTAGCAGTGCCCCCGTCCCTAATGTCTGCACTGAGGATGATTCTGACCCCGTACAACAGCAGCATGAGCACCCACAGGCACTGAGTAACAGGCCTACTGATAATGCACAGGACACTACAGCAAAGCTGACAACCGAAAGCAAGGAGACGATGAACATCCATCAGTAACACCAAAGAACTGCAGTGAATCAGGGAATGTTGTTATGATGCAGGAGAGTGAAGGAGCAGAGTGAAGGAGCAGAGTGCAGCACAGGTACTTCAGGAGGAAATCTCACACATAGCCTACTGTACGGAGGATGGAGAGCTTGAATCAGATGAACCAGCATTATCTGACAGTTCAGAAACCCCACACCAACAGCCTGGAGATCTGTACACCACAGCACAAATTAACCTCTTTTTagaacaaacaaaaggaaaaaacaaggaACATCCCACTTTCCAGCTACTTTCCTCGATAAGGCAAAATTtgttaaatcaacacaaaatgctGCAAGAAATGACCATACTCTCACTACGCAGAAGATACAGACTCAGAAAATGGACATCAGCGGAAAGGAAGACTCTTTAAACCGGACTGTGGGCTTTTCTTATGTACTTATTTAAAGTGAAATGAGTATAAGACTGAATGGgcttttggatttatttttggtTGGGGTGGGGGTCTgacagtgttttaaaaacatgtaaatatataaaaatgatacattaaacacacacacacacacacacacacacacacacacacacacacacacacacacacacagacactaatgAGTAGAGTTTGAAAACATACATTGTGTTATTTAGTTAtatagcacgttcacctcacacctccagggctgggggatTGATTCCggccggggccctgtgtgtgcggagtgtgcaggggtttcctccgggtactccggtttcctcccccagtccaaagacatgcatggtaggctgattggcatgtccaaagtgtccgtagtgtatgaatgggtgtgtgaatgtgtatgtgagtgtgccctgtgatggattggcagcctgtccagggtgtaccccgccttgtgccccaggctcaatgggataggctccaggtttccccgtgaccctgaaggaaggataagcggtatagaagatggatggatggatggatattttgttatatgttttgtttgttgctttaatttgttatttttgttttaatcgtTAGCACAGTTGAATTTTTGAATGTGACAGATGTTCTACCACATTAAATATAATGGATAAGAAGAATTATGATAcctcattctttaatgaatttgaAACATTGCTACAAGAGGTATAAACCTCAGGGTGGTAAACTCCACACCACAtcatggttgattattttcctatgacctCACTGCCCATTATGTTTTATCACTTATATTAAGGCCTTCCCTCTCAATGACCTGAATTGTATGTGTCATTATTGTATGATTATCGGGAATTACAATATTCATAGTTATAATGTACAGTAAGGCCTGCAACTCAAATATTTGGATCAAATGTCTGGGTATATGTAGGTTGTGTTAcagtaaatgaaatgttctCTTGTAGGATAGCCTAAATATAAATGAGTCTGTACTGCCACCCAGTGGGAACACTGTGTAATGGAACCACCACTGTTTTGGATCACAGTAGATTTGTAGAGTCTCCGTGCTACTTTTAAgggttttattattgttattcatgCTAATATTGAAGCGtagtatatttattcatattactAAAACCGACTGTGTAATACTTTACAGTGTATACACTCTTCAAAATATAGCCTCCAATTAGATCACAAAAgggtttttcagcctgatgccataggagaaccctttaAGTTGTACAAAGAACATTTTAttcaagttctttagagaaccgTTTATTTGCGGGTGCTTTAAAGAATCCAgaaatggttctttacagcagtgccacaaggaactatgttatcataagttctctaaaaaaaaaaaaccttagtgCTTTATGGAACCAcagtaaggttcttaagagtgatgccaaGAAACCCTTTTCCAGTGCCACAAAGAATCTTATATATAGTGTTCACTTTACCTTGAAGAACTAGTACAGTACTCTGATGAACctataatgaaatataaaaaaaacatatttaatctCCAAATaaccatatagctcaactcaagaaccctatacaaGGAAAATAGTTCTTGACAAGAAAAAGATTCCTTGCAGATCCtgtggtgctgtaaagaaccattgaagaacctttatttttaagagtgtacacTACATTTTCACCTTAGCGATATTGTTTCATTGTTACATTAAATAcccatattgtgtgtgtgtgtgtgtgtgtgtgtgtgtgtgtgtgtgtgtattaatatatCTTGCTGTTAGACCAAACATTTCTGAATGAAATTAAGTATTCACACCACTTTATTCAGTCTggttatataattatacatttcCTTTCTACACAGTTTCCACATAATGTTCTGTTTAAATAGTTGGATTTAATGACATTTATGGCACATACATGATATAAATCACTGAAATGTACACTTCCAATAATGCATCTTATAACAACATAAATATGTTGTTGCAGCTGTATCAAGTATTAGCAAGGTTTGATCTAAATTCATAAAATGTGACTCATGACTGAGTTACAGTATGGGCTGTAGTTAATCTCTCAGTCCTAAAATAGGTTAACTAATTTAGATTTTGCCCGTTTATATTGTCCGTAGCTCTGCAGAGTCAGGTTTGCTGGATTTACCAGAATCGCACAAGAAAGACCTATGAAATCCTGTGATTATGGATTGTTAGATTTACTTCATAACTTTTAAGTTCGTCATTCCACTTCCCTTCATTTAGCAGGTCACATTGCCTTTTATAAATGAGGCTGGAAGAAGGTGGGTTGCAGGTAGCCAGTAGAAAAAAACGGACGCAGGAGCGCACCAGTTGATGATAATGCTACGGCGCTGGAAGAGTGGAAAACACGATTTCCTTCGCTGAAAGGCGGGTAAGAGTGAAATCCCGCCACGGCGGACACGCACAGTCCCGCACCCGGACTCACGCTCGCGCTCGGCGGTTGCAGGATGCTGTCTGCAGCCCCAGGGTTTTGTTTCTTCCATTTCGTTCTGCGGTTCTGAAACCAGATCTTCACCTGGGTCTCTGTCAGGCTGAGTGCCAGCGCCAGGTTCAGTCTCTCGCACACGGACAGGTAGCGCGTTGAGCGGAACTTGTTCTCCAGCGCCACCAGCTGCTCGTAGGTGAACGCGGTTCTGGCTCGTCGGGGGCGCGCGCTCCCGTGATCGGACCGGGACCGACGGCGGCGGCGCGCGGGATCCTCCGTGTTGGATACGTCTGCAACACAGTTAACGCTACTGCTTTTTTCATCGCCATCCACCTCATTCGGGTCTTTGGGACATGAGAGCCGAGAGTGTGTGTCACGGAGGGCGAGGGTTGTCTCCACATCAGGTGTGAGCGGCGAGCTACACTGCTCTTCCTCTGTGCACTCACCTGTTAATATCCAAACACTTACTATTAGAACAACTCGATCTCTCTCCAACAACTCATAACTTTTACACAAGGAATCCAAACTCTTCCAAAGTAGATTACACCCATGATTGAGTTGTTAAGACAGTTAAGCATTTTGTAGAGTTATCCTGATTTTAAGCGTAATGTTGAACATTTTTTGcgcatttaatttcttttactGATCTTCAGAGTTAAACCTTTTACTTTATATGACCTTAAACTGCATTTCAGTGCTTCACAATTAACTGCAAATGCACAAAGTGCTGGAGATGgagaaaattatattaaaacaatTCCTTAACAAATAAGGAGTATTCTGTTAATaaagcagaaatgtaaaaaaaaaaaactgttcgaTCAAAATACATTGGTATttacaaacaaaccaacaaacaatcAGAGAGCTAAAAATGAGACATATCTCCCTATTAAATCAGTCTAGTTGTAATGAAACGCTCTCCTCGTAGTGCAGGACCAGGACCAGGACCATGGGCCAGTGGGGTAAAGATATAGATCGAGAGTTATGTGCGAGCAACGAAGCGAAGGTTAAGAAGGGGACTTGGGTGGATTGGGCTATAATCCCttaataatttataaatcaCACATCGTCTCAAATGTCATGTCGCGGAGAGAAATCCCGGTTAAATCCAGCCCTACCATCTACCCGTGACGTGCTAATAGAGTTTCATATTTGTCGGCAAATCGATAAATGTCATCTATTTAAAGGGAAGTTTTAATCGAGCGATATTTGGGATCAGACATGGAAGGGGGTTTAAAGTTTGCAGCTACCTGCAAGGTGCTGGAGGGAGATATGCAGGATCCAGTAATGGAATATCGATCAAAGTGAGCGCAGGCATCCTCAATGGGACGTTTTAAACAATTATCTGCCCTCCCTGCCCCTATGCCAATCACACACTCAGCTGCAGCAGGGCGCCTTTTTGTGACTGAGGAAGGTCATATACAAACGAGTGAAGATCCTGTAATGTCTAAAATAGTAGTAGGcctaatgaaaaataaataaataaataaataataataattttaaaataataaagcacGCCTGCACACTCGGCTGTTTCTCGTGCAACAACTGTGCAGTACATTGGGGGTaccttttaacatttttactaaaataaaaatgaaacaaaaagaaagaaagacattttataATAGTAAAACTGTCCTGACAGagcatattaatctttaatgCAATTCCACCTGCACATAGTTTAACAGTCTGAATTTTAAAGCGTGCATCAGCTAAGAAAGAGGAGCATGTGCTTTTACCTGGATTGTTGTTTATAAGTAATGACTCAGCTGGAGATGGAGAATCTCTGCTACAGGGTG encodes:
- the nkx1.2la gene encoding NK1 transcription factor related 2-like,a — translated: MDILDPHKFTRKKLDGLSTAYSETPFRSTEFGNMSSSPCSRDSPSPAESLLINNNPGNLLWKSLDSLCKSYELLERDRVVLIVSVWILTGECTEEEQCSSPLTPDVETTLALRDTHSRLSCPKDPNEVDGDEKSSSVNCVADVSNTEDPARRRRRSRSDHGSARPRRARTAFTYEQLVALENKFRSTRYLSVCERLNLALALSLTETQVKIWFQNRRTKWKKQNPGAADSILQPPSASVSPGAGLCVSAVAGFHSYPPFSEGNRVFHSSSAVALSSTGALLRPFFSTGYLQPTFFQPHL